The Mustelus asterias chromosome 23, sMusAst1.hap1.1, whole genome shotgun sequence genome window below encodes:
- the psmg3 gene encoding proteasome assembly chaperone 3 has translation MAAESIIRSKQAAETIDGSLTEVVCTVFNDYIFVVVTQYGKMGTLISLTPHSVGNEISKPTFSTKILMGKDEPLIHVYAKHLVTFVSEESGNKPVLLALALKDANVDSIKTIKQLIQSCRLW, from the exons ATGGCTGCAGAAAGTATTATTCGGTCCAAGCAGGCTGCAGAAACTATTGATGGAAGCCTGACTGAAGTTGTGTGCACAGTGTTCAATGATTACATCTTTGTGGTGGTAACGCAGTATGGCAAAATGGGAACATTGATCTCTTTAACGCCTCACAGTGTGGGAAATGAGATCAGCAAACCCACATTTAGCACGAAGATCCTAATGGGAAAGGATGAG CCCCTCATCCATGTCTATGCAAAGCACCTTGTGACTTTCGTGTCTGAGGAGTCTGGAAACAAACCAGTGTTACTTGCATTGGCCCTGAAGGATGCAAATGTGGACAGTATTAAGACTATCAAACAGCTGATTCAGAGTTGCCGACTCTGGTGA